The following proteins are encoded in a genomic region of Iodidimonas sp. SYSU 1G8:
- a CDS encoding 3-hydroxybutyrate dehydrogenase — MKLKDKVCIVTGAARGIGETVARRYVAEGARVAIADLELAAAEETAASLTAMGPGSAMGVAMDVTDEQAVSDGVARVVARWGTVDVLVSNAGIQIVHKIEDFPFADWKKMLSIHLDGAFLTARACIPHMYAQKSGSIIFMGSVHSKEASPLKSAYVTAKHGLLGLSRVISKEGAEHGVRANVICPGFVKTPLVEKQIPEQAAALGIPESEVIRRIMLGNTVDGEFTTAEDVAEVALLFASFPTNALTGQSLIVSHGWFME, encoded by the coding sequence GTGAAACTGAAGGACAAGGTCTGCATCGTCACCGGCGCCGCGCGCGGCATCGGCGAAACGGTGGCGCGCCGCTATGTGGCGGAAGGCGCGCGCGTGGCCATCGCCGACCTGGAACTGGCCGCCGCCGAGGAAACCGCCGCATCGCTCACCGCCATGGGGCCGGGATCGGCCATGGGCGTGGCCATGGACGTCACCGACGAGCAGGCGGTCAGCGACGGTGTGGCGCGGGTCGTCGCGCGGTGGGGCACGGTCGATGTGCTGGTGTCCAATGCCGGCATCCAGATCGTGCACAAGATCGAGGATTTCCCCTTCGCCGACTGGAAGAAAATGCTGTCGATCCATCTCGATGGCGCCTTTCTCACGGCCCGCGCGTGCATCCCGCACATGTACGCCCAGAAGTCCGGCTCGATCATCTTCATGGGCTCGGTGCACTCCAAGGAAGCCTCACCGCTGAAATCCGCCTATGTGACCGCCAAGCACGGCCTGCTCGGCCTGTCGCGCGTGATCTCGAAGGAAGGCGCCGAGCATGGCGTGCGCGCCAACGTGATCTGTCCCGGCTTCGTGAAGACGCCGCTGGTGGAAAAGCAGATCCCCGAGCAGGCCGCCGCGCTGGGTATTCCGGAATCCGAGGTGATCCGGCGGATCATGCTGGGCAACACGGTTGATGGCGAGTTCACCACGGCCGAAGATGTGGCGGAAGTGGCGCTGCTGTTCGCGTCGTTCCCGACCAACGCGTTGACCGGCCAGTCGCTGATCGTCAGCCATGGCTGGTTCATGGAGTGA
- a CDS encoding patatin-like phospholipase family protein, translating to MSEPEPADAAGSHPRTVLVLQGGGALGAYQAGVYETLAAAGHAPTWLAGISIGAINAALIAGNPPGRRVERLRTFWDTVSGSLLADPLIPGSKARSLFGDVSAAWAAIFGLPGFFRPRVPPFLFYPEGAPQALSIYDTGPLRETLLKLVDFDLINSGVTRLSVGAVNIRTGNFAYFDSAHQTIGPDHIMASGALPPGFPPVEIDGEHYWDGGIVSNTPLEYVLEEQPRRDMLIFQVDLFSARGPMPETLIDAAEREKDIRFSSRTRLNTDVARQVQSLRRAARRLIAKLPEELRDDPDARLLDAFSCDAAVTIVHLIHRHKNYFTQSKDVEFSRHTVNEHWSAGNDDVRRTLNHTAWRTRTKPRDGVRVFDLTRDGRA from the coding sequence ATGAGCGAACCCGAACCGGCCGATGCGGCCGGCTCCCATCCCCGGACAGTTCTGGTCCTGCAGGGCGGCGGCGCATTGGGCGCCTACCAGGCGGGTGTCTATGAAACGCTGGCGGCGGCCGGGCATGCGCCCACATGGCTGGCCGGCATTTCCATCGGGGCGATCAACGCCGCGCTGATCGCGGGGAATCCACCGGGCCGCCGTGTCGAGCGCCTCAGGACGTTCTGGGACACCGTGTCGGGCAGCCTCCTGGCCGATCCGCTCATTCCCGGCAGCAAGGCACGCTCTCTCTTCGGCGACGTCAGCGCCGCGTGGGCCGCGATCTTCGGCTTGCCCGGCTTCTTCAGGCCGCGAGTGCCGCCGTTTCTCTTCTATCCGGAAGGGGCGCCTCAGGCTCTGAGCATCTATGACACCGGACCGTTGCGGGAGACGCTGTTGAAACTGGTCGATTTCGACCTGATCAATTCCGGCGTCACCCGGCTCAGCGTCGGCGCGGTCAATATCCGAACCGGGAACTTCGCCTATTTCGACAGCGCCCATCAGACCATCGGGCCGGATCACATCATGGCGAGCGGCGCGCTGCCGCCTGGCTTTCCGCCGGTCGAGATCGATGGCGAGCATTACTGGGATGGCGGCATCGTGTCCAACACCCCGCTGGAATATGTGCTCGAGGAACAGCCGCGCCGCGACATGCTGATCTTCCAGGTGGATCTGTTCAGCGCCCGCGGGCCCATGCCGGAAACCCTGATCGACGCGGCCGAGCGCGAGAAGGATATCCGCTTTTCCAGCCGGACGCGGTTGAACACCGATGTGGCGCGGCAGGTGCAGTCGCTACGCCGCGCGGCGCGACGGCTGATCGCCAAACTGCCCGAGGAGTTGCGGGACGATCCGGACGCGAGACTGCTCGACGCCTTCAGCTGCGACGCGGCGGTGACCATCGTCCACCTGATCCATCGCCATAAGAACTATTTTACCCAGTCCAAGGACGTGGAGTTTTCGCGCCATACGGTGAACGAGCACTGGTCGGCCGGAAATGACGACGTGCGACGAACCCTGAATCACACGGCCTGGCGGACCCGGACCAAACCGCGCGACGGCGTGCGCGTGTTCGATCTGACCCGCGACGGCCGGGCATGA